The DNA window CATTCTGGTCTGGAGCCTCGCCCCAATAATAGAGAAGTGTGGCCAGGATGCCCCGATTGGTGGCCATTAGAGAGTTTTTGACCTTGTGGGTGTCAAGGCCATGGCAGCCTTGAACTCCGCAGGTTTTTTCGACGACACGCAGATCACCAGGGTTTTTAACAATGCCTTCATGGGCAATATCCTTGTCAATGGCTAATGGTGACCCCAAATGACAAGGCGAGCAGCCGAGAATTTTTGTGTCATGGGCCGGGTCGAGTATTTCTTTTTGGTGGCAGGCCAGGCACATTTCAACCTGGCCGGAGAGAGTTTGGTAGAGTTGGTCTGGTCTGTTGGTCAGGTTTTCACGAACTATTAAAAAAAAGATTGCCACAAGAAGGAGCAAAACCGCGAATTTGGTTTTATGTCCCTGGTGGGGTCTTGTGGGCTCGTGAGGGCGTGAAAATAGTCTCTTCAGGGCAGCTATCCAATTATGCGGGTAAGATTTATTAAGGGCCATTTAGCCATTTTCTCGAAAATTTTGGGTGGTCGGATATCGCCTGCCATAGCCAAAGGCCTTGCTGGTCACCTTAAGGCCCATGGGTGCCTGTTTACGTTTGTGCTCATTGGTCAGGACGCGCCGCACGATATCATTGACGATCTCTGGAAACAAAAGGGTGACTTGCCTGGCTTTTTCGGTCAAAAAGGCGGGGGCTGTTCAGCCTGTCATTATCTG is part of the Desulfobulbaceae bacterium genome and encodes:
- a CDS encoding amino acid ABC transporter substrate-binding protein, with the protein product MAIFFLIVRENLTNRPDQLYQTLSGQVEMCLACHQKEILDPAHDTKILGCSPCHLGSPLAIDKDIAHEGIVKNPGDLRVVEKTCGVQGCHGLDTHKVKNSLMATNRGILATLLYYWGEAPDQN